GACGCATGGGATCTGCTGACCGCATCCTTTCCGGCCGGCACTTTGAGCGGCGCGCCAAAAGTGCGGGCCATGGAGATCATCTCAGAGCTGGAATCCGAACCCCGGGGGCCCTACGGCGGGGCCGTGGGCTATATCTCCTTTCACGGCAACATGGACCTGGCCATTACCATCCGAACGGCGACCATCAACCAAAACCGCCTGACCGTCCGGGCCGGGGCAGGCATCGTGGCTGACTCGGACCCGGAGGCCGAATACACCGAAACGGTCAACAAGGCAATGGCCATCGGCCGGGCCCTGGAACTGGTTCAACAACAACTGCAATAAGGGGCGGACATGATATTTGTCATCGACAACTATGACTCGTTTACATACAACCTGGTGCAGTATCTGCGGCAGCTTGGCGCGGAGGTGGAAGTGCGCAGAAATGATGCCTTTGACATTGCCTATCCGGACACAAACCCGGTTTCCGGCATCGTGGTGTCCCCGGGCCCGGGAAGCCCGGAAAAAGCCGGCTTATCGGTTGAAACCATTGCCCGGTATTCCGGCCAGATCCCCATACTCGGGGTATGCCTGGGACACCAGGCGGTGGCCCATGCATTTGGCGGAAAAATTGTTCACGCAAAATCGCTGATGCACGGCAAGGTCTCCACTGTGACCGCGGACGGAAAAACCATATTTTCGCGCATCAGCAAGCCGTTTGCCGCCATGCGCTATCATTCCCTGGCCGTGGATGAAAACAGCCTGCCCGAATGCATGGAAATCAGCGCACGCACCGAGGACGGCGAAATCATGGGCCTTCGCCACCGAACGCATCCCACAGAAGGCATCCAGTTTCACCCGGAATCCATCATGACACCCACAGGCAAACGGATCCTGCGAAATTTTCTCAAGATGTGCACCACCGGCCAGAACCCATCATAAACGGAGGACCGCCATGTTCCGAGACCTGCTTTACAAGATTTACCAGCGAAACAATCTGACCGAGGAGGAGATGTCGGCCATGCTCGGTGAAATCTTTTCCGGCAACACCACAGACGCGCAGGTGGGCGCATTCATGGGCGCGCTGGCAACCAAAGGCGAAACCTATGCCGAACTTGCCGGCGCAGCCCGGGCCATGCGCAAAAAGGCCATCCGCATTGAAACCATGGCCCGCGATGTCATCGATACCTGCGGCACGGGCGGAGACACCTCCGGAACCTTTAACATCTCCACGGTAACCGCGTTTGTGGCGGCAGGAGCGGGCGCTGTGGTGGCCAAGCACGGCAACCGCTCCATTTCCAGCCAGTGCGGCAGTGCAGACGTGCTCGAGGCCATGGGGGTAAATCTGGACGTTGACCCGGAAATCGTGGAGGAGGCCATTGCCGAAATCGGCATCGGTTTTCTGTTTGCCCCGAAATTCCACGGGGCCATGAAATACGCGGCCAACGCCAGAAAGCAGGTGGGTCTGCGCAGCATTTTCAACATGCTCGGCCCCCTGACCAACCCGGCGGCGGCCAACCGCCAGCTCGTGGGCGTTTTTGCCCCGGAGTTAACAGAAATGTTTGCAAAGGCCCTGCAGCGCCTGGGAACCAAACGGGCCCTTGTGGTCCACGGACACGACGGCCTGGATGAAATCTCGGTGTGCGCCCCCACCCGGGTGTGTGAATTAAACCAAGGGCAGATATCCACCTATGACATTTCACCCGAGACCTATTTCGGCCGCATGGCCGCACCAGAGGAAATCGCCGGGGGTGATCCCGGTCAGAACGCGGAGATTACCAAAAGCATTCTTTCCGGAGAAAAAAGCGCCCGGCGCGATATCGTGGTCATCAATGCGGCCGCCGCCCTTGTGGCCGCCGGGCGCGCCGAATCGGTTGAAAACGGCGTAACCCTGGCTGAAAAGGCCATTGACTCGGGCGCTGCCATGGATAAATTAAATGCACTGATTGAATTTACCACGGAGAACGCGTAAATGGCCGCAGACATTTTAGACCGGATCGTGGCGCACAAAAAAGACGAGGTGGCTGCCTGCCGCACGCAAACCCCCTTGTCGGTGCTAAAAGACCAGGCCCGGACAAAAACCGCCAACCGCAGATCCTTTTACGAGGCCCTGGCCCGGCCGGCAGACCAGGTGCGCATTATCGCGGAAATCAAGCGAGCCTCGCCGTCCAAAGGCGACATCAGTGCAGATCTGGACCCCGCAGGCTTGGCACAAGCCTATGAACGCGGCGGGGCAGCCGCCCTTTCCGTGTTAACCGACCGGGCTTTTTTCAAGGGAGGCCCGGCCGATCTCCTTGCCGCCAGAAACGCGTGTTCTCTGCCGGTATTGCGCAAGGATTTTGTGATATCCGACTATCAGATCTATGAGGCTGCGGCCTGGGATGCGGATGCGGTATTGCTGATCGTGCGCATATTGTCCAAACAGCAGCTCTCGGAATTTTCCGGCCTGTGCAACGAGCTCGGCATTGACGCCCTGGTGGAGGTGCACACAGAATCCGACCTGGCGGCCGCAATGGATGTTGGCGCTGCTGTGATCGGCATCAACAACCGGAACCTGGCCTCGTTTGACACAGACATTGAAACCGCCATGTCCTTGTCAGCAAAACTCGGCGCCGGACAGATCGCAGTGGCGGCCAGCGGCATTTCCTCCAGAAAAGACATTGAGCAAAACCTGAAAGCCGGCATTTCCCGGTTTTTGATCGGAGAAAGCCTGGTTACGGCCGATGATCCGGAAAAATTTTTAACCCGCCTGATTGGCGGATAAACCCGCAGGGACAAACAGATCATGTATACCGGCTATTTCCCGGAAATCAAACACGATCGCATCCAGGTGAAAATCTGCGGCATCACGGCCGTGGAAGACGCCCTTGCCTGCGCGGCCTGGGGCGCTGATGCCCTGGGCCTGGTGTTTTACCCCAAAAGCCCCAGGTTTGTCACCGCAGATCAGGCTGCACGGATCGCATCCGTGCTCCCGTCCCACGTGGCCCGGGTGGGGGTGTTTGTCAACGCGTCCTTTGACACGCTTACAAAAACCGCATCTGCCTGCGGGCTTACCGCAGTCCAGCTTCACGGAAAAGAATCACCAGCGCTGGTGCAAAGGCTGCGGGAAAATGATGTGCTTGCCGTTAAGTGCCTTTATGTCAACGGCGTGCCCGGCATTGACGCGGCAGGCGCCTACAACGCCCCGGCGTTTTTAGTGGAGTGCGCTGCCGGCAAACTTCCCGGGGGCAATGCAAAGACCTGGGACTGGTCCGCGGCCCGGGCGTTTGCCCAAAACCATCCCACCATCATTGCCGGCGGGCTGGACCTGCAAAACGTAACCGAAGCCATCAGCCGGGCCGCCCCGGACGCAGTGGATGTCAGCTCGGGCGTGGAATCGGCCCCGGGCAGAAAAGATACAAAAAAAGTGCGCGACTTTATCTATGCCGTGCGCCTTTGCAAACCGGAAAATCCCACAAGGAGAATATTCTGATGTCTCATACCGGCAGCAGCCAAAACGTGCAGGAAAACACCGATTTTACCCGATACCCGGATGAAAGGGGCCACTTTGGCATTTACGGGGGCCGCTACGTGGCCGAAACCCTGATGCCGGCCCTGCTGGAATTAAATGAAGCCTACCGCACACACGTCCGGAACCCGGGCTTTCAAAAAGAGCTTTACGGCATGCTAAAAGACTTTGCCGGCCGGCCCACCGCCCTGTATTTTGCCGAGCGGCTCACCCGGAAAACCGGCGGCGGGGCCATTTACTTAAAGCGCGAGGACCTTGTCCACACCGGGGCCCACAAGATCAACAACACTCTGGGCCAGGCGCTTTTGGCCCGGCACATGGGCAAAACCAAGGTCATTGCCGAGACCGGCGCCGGCCAGCACGGGGTGGCCACGGCCACTGCGGCCGCATTTTTCGGCATGGAATGCAAGATTTTCATGGGCACCGAAGACATCCGCCGCCAGGCTCCCAATGTCAACCGCATGGAACTTTTGGGCGCGGAAGTCGTGCCCGTTGAATCGGGCACCGGAACGCTAAAGGACGCCATGAACGAGGCCATGCGCTACTGGGTTTCTGCCGTGCGCGACACATTTTACGTGATCGGCTCTGTTGCCGGCCCCCACCCCTACCCGGCCATGGTGCGCGACTTTCAAAAAGTCATTGGCGAAGAAACCCGGGACCAGGCCGTAAATGAAATCGGCCGCCTGCCCGATCACCTGGTGGCCTGTGTGGGCGGCGGCTCCAATGCCATGGGCCTTTTTTACCCGTTTATCAATGATCCGGCCATTGCCATGACCGGCGCGGAAGCTGCGGGCACGGGCATTGAATCCGGAAAACACGCCGCTACCCTGGGCGCGGGCAGCCTGGGCGTGCTCCACGGCTCCAAGTCCTACCTGCTCCAGGACCAATACGGCCAGATCAGCGAAGCCCATTCCATTTCCGCGGGCCTGGATTACCCGGGCGTGGGCCCGGAACATTCCATGTTCAAGGACCTGGGCCGGGTCAATTACGTGAGCATAACCGATGATCAGGCCATGGCCGCCTTTTATGAGCTGTGCCGCACCGAGGGCATCATCCCGGCCCTGGAAAGCGCACATGCACTGGCCGCTGCAATTGACATTGCCGCAAACGCCCCGCCTGACCGGGTCATTGTGGTCAATCTCTCCGGGCGCGGGGACAAGGATTTGGGAATTGTGGCGGAATACGCATCAGGATCAGAAGACGGATGACTGAAGACAGAAGACAGAGAGAAGAAGACGGATATCAGGGATTTTCTGAAAGGATATAGGCAATGACACGGATTGAACAGAGTTTTGCGCGTTTGACAGACAAGGGGGAAAAGGCCCTGGTGGGCTTTGTGACCGCAGGGGATCCGGACATGGAGACCTCGCTTTCCATTGTTTCGGCCATGTGTGAAAACGGGATGGACATTCTGGAGCTGGGCGTGCCGTTTTCCGATCCCACGGCAGACGGCCCGGTGATCCAGCGATCATCGGCCCGGGCATTGAAAGCCGGCATGAACCTGGGCCGGGTCCTGGAGATGACCCGGCAGATCCGGCAGAGCTCGGATGTGCCCATTGTTTTGTTTTCCTATTACAACCCCATCATGGCCTACGGAATCGATGCGTTTTACAAAGACAGCGTTGCCGCGGGTGCAGACGGGGTGTTGGTGGTGGATCTGCCCCCGGAGGAATCCGACGAGCTCACCGGCGCCTGGGCCGGGGGAGACTTTTCCCTGATCCGCCTGGTGGCCCCCACCACCCCGGAAGACCGCATGCAGATGATTGCCGGCGGAGCATCGGGATTTCTCTACATGGTTTCCATGACCGGTGTGACCGGCTCGGGCGGGCTGGATTTCACGCAGATCGGAGAGTACGTGGACAAGCTCAAGAATTCGGCAGACGTCCCGGTTTGCGTGGGTTTTGGCATTTCCACGCCCGCGGACGTGGCCGCGGTCTCAGGCATTGCCGACGGGGTGGTCATCGGCAGCGCCTTTGAGCGCACAATCGAGGAAAACGAAGGCAGCGCGGATCTGCCGGCCATTATCGGCAAGCAGACCGCGGCTTACAAGGAAGCCACCCGGGGATAAGCGGCCCGGGCAGTGCTAAAGCCGCCAGAAATAAAATCCGTTTTGCCGGATTTCGGCCGGATCCAGCATGCCCTTGACATCAATTAAGCATCCACCGGGCACCAGGTGATTGAGAAAATCCTGCCCGGCCATTTCCCTGTATTCCCTGTGGGCCACGGCAATGATCACGGCATCCAGGTCATGCAGATCCGGCCATCCGCACATGGAAATCCCGTAAATGTTGCGGGCCGCGGCCGGGTCTGCCAGGGGGTCATGGATCAGGGGAGTGATGCCGTAGGCCTGGATCTCCCCGACAATGTCGATGACCCGGGTGTTTCGCAAATCCGCGCAGTCCTCCTTGAAAGTCAGGCCCAAAATGGCCACCCGCCCGCCGATGATGCTGCGGCCGGCTTTGCACATGAGCTTTACGGTTTTTTCCACAACGAATTTGCCCATCTGGTCGTTAATCCGGCGGCCCGCCAGGATCACTTCCGGATGATAACCCATGGTTTCGGCCTTGTAGGTCAGATAATAGGGATCCACGCCAATGCAGTGGCCGCCCACGAGACCGGGCTTAAAGGGCAGAAAATTCCACTTGGTGCCCGCGGCTTTGAGCACGTTCTGGGTATCAATGCCCAGGTTGTCAAAAATCACGGCCAGCTCGTTCATCAGCGCGATATTTAAATCCCGCTGGGTGTTTTCAATGACCTTGGCCGCCTCGGCCACCCGGATGGACTCGGCCCGGTGCACGCCCTCGGTGACAATGGTGCCGTAAAGCCCGGCCAGCAAATCCAGGGTCGGTTCATCGTCTCCGGCCACCACCTTGACAATGGTGGCCAGGGTGTGTTCCTTGTCGCCCGGGTTGATTCGTTCCGGGGAATAGCCCACGTGAAAACCGGTTTTCCAGGTCAGGCCGGATTCGGCTTCCAGGATGGGCACGCAGATCTCCTCG
The Desulfosalsimonas propionicica DNA segment above includes these coding regions:
- the trpC gene encoding indole-3-glycerol phosphate synthase TrpC encodes the protein MAADILDRIVAHKKDEVAACRTQTPLSVLKDQARTKTANRRSFYEALARPADQVRIIAEIKRASPSKGDISADLDPAGLAQAYERGGAAALSVLTDRAFFKGGPADLLAARNACSLPVLRKDFVISDYQIYEAAAWDADAVLLIVRILSKQQLSEFSGLCNELGIDALVEVHTESDLAAAMDVGAAVIGINNRNLASFDTDIETAMSLSAKLGAGQIAVAASGISSRKDIEQNLKAGISRFLIGESLVTADDPEKFLTRLIGG
- the trpB gene encoding tryptophan synthase subunit beta, whose product is MSHTGSSQNVQENTDFTRYPDERGHFGIYGGRYVAETLMPALLELNEAYRTHVRNPGFQKELYGMLKDFAGRPTALYFAERLTRKTGGGAIYLKREDLVHTGAHKINNTLGQALLARHMGKTKVIAETGAGQHGVATATAAAFFGMECKIFMGTEDIRRQAPNVNRMELLGAEVVPVESGTGTLKDAMNEAMRYWVSAVRDTFYVIGSVAGPHPYPAMVRDFQKVIGEETRDQAVNEIGRLPDHLVACVGGGSNAMGLFYPFINDPAIAMTGAEAAGTGIESGKHAATLGAGSLGVLHGSKSYLLQDQYGQISEAHSISAGLDYPGVGPEHSMFKDLGRVNYVSITDDQAMAAFYELCRTEGIIPALESAHALAAAIDIAANAPPDRVIVVNLSGRGDKDLGIVAEYASGSEDG
- the trpA gene encoding tryptophan synthase subunit alpha — protein: MTRIEQSFARLTDKGEKALVGFVTAGDPDMETSLSIVSAMCENGMDILELGVPFSDPTADGPVIQRSSARALKAGMNLGRVLEMTRQIRQSSDVPIVLFSYYNPIMAYGIDAFYKDSVAAGADGVLVVDLPPEESDELTGAWAGGDFSLIRLVAPTTPEDRMQMIAGGASGFLYMVSMTGVTGSGGLDFTQIGEYVDKLKNSADVPVCVGFGISTPADVAAVSGIADGVVIGSAFERTIEENEGSADLPAIIGKQTAAYKEATRG
- a CDS encoding phosphoribosylanthranilate isomerase, with amino-acid sequence MYTGYFPEIKHDRIQVKICGITAVEDALACAAWGADALGLVFYPKSPRFVTADQAARIASVLPSHVARVGVFVNASFDTLTKTASACGLTAVQLHGKESPALVQRLRENDVLAVKCLYVNGVPGIDAAGAYNAPAFLVECAAGKLPGGNAKTWDWSAARAFAQNHPTIIAGGLDLQNVTEAISRAAPDAVDVSSGVESAPGRKDTKKVRDFIYAVRLCKPENPTRRIF
- a CDS encoding nucleotide sugar dehydrogenase is translated as MQDMKDSVIGVIGLGYVGLPLAVAFGRHFRTIGYDIKTEIVECYRRCVDPTGELSGDELRSAERLEYTDGPERLKEADVIVVAAPTPIDIARQPDLGPITSATRTAGRHMKKGAVVVFESTVYPGLTEEICVPILEAESGLTWKTGFHVGYSPERINPGDKEHTLATIVKVVAGDDEPTLDLLAGLYGTIVTEGVHRAESIRVAEAAKVIENTQRDLNIALMNELAVIFDNLGIDTQNVLKAAGTKWNFLPFKPGLVGGHCIGVDPYYLTYKAETMGYHPEVILAGRRINDQMGKFVVEKTVKLMCKAGRSIIGGRVAILGLTFKEDCADLRNTRVIDIVGEIQAYGITPLIHDPLADPAAARNIYGISMCGWPDLHDLDAVIIAVAHREYREMAGQDFLNHLVPGGCLIDVKGMLDPAEIRQNGFYFWRL
- a CDS encoding anthranilate synthase component II → MIFVIDNYDSFTYNLVQYLRQLGAEVEVRRNDAFDIAYPDTNPVSGIVVSPGPGSPEKAGLSVETIARYSGQIPILGVCLGHQAVAHAFGGKIVHAKSLMHGKVSTVTADGKTIFSRISKPFAAMRYHSLAVDENSLPECMEISARTEDGEIMGLRHRTHPTEGIQFHPESIMTPTGKRILRNFLKMCTTGQNPS
- the trpD gene encoding anthranilate phosphoribosyltransferase encodes the protein MFRDLLYKIYQRNNLTEEEMSAMLGEIFSGNTTDAQVGAFMGALATKGETYAELAGAARAMRKKAIRIETMARDVIDTCGTGGDTSGTFNISTVTAFVAAGAGAVVAKHGNRSISSQCGSADVLEAMGVNLDVDPEIVEEAIAEIGIGFLFAPKFHGAMKYAANARKQVGLRSIFNMLGPLTNPAAANRQLVGVFAPELTEMFAKALQRLGTKRALVVHGHDGLDEISVCAPTRVCELNQGQISTYDISPETYFGRMAAPEEIAGGDPGQNAEITKSILSGEKSARRDIVVINAAAALVAAGRAESVENGVTLAEKAIDSGAAMDKLNALIEFTTENA